A window from Trinickia violacea encodes these proteins:
- a CDS encoding porin, producing MKGLPCAIALLCVSSASVYAQSSVTLYGIVDEGITYTTNQKGASNWQLQSGGASISRWGLRGAEDLGGGMKAVFVLEDGFDPSTGNIGNNGALFGRQAYVGVTSKYGSLTLGRQYEEMADLLSKINAGLNWSVYFAHAGDIDNTAGTNRINNAVKYVSPTVGGFSLAGLYSFGGQAGQFSTNSVKSFGVTYAGGPLYVAAAYTYIKNPFAAVFNSVAPNAVTFAAYVPNAKSQTLAGVGGTYKIGNATIGLEYTNTRFKNAFLGNDVRFDNYEANVGYLIRPDILAGIVYVYTHGKVDATSAAPIYRALGLFADYYLSKRTDVYFAAQLMKAGGSATQAQMTYVTNPSNGQSQGLLRVGLRHRF from the coding sequence ATGAAGGGCTTGCCGTGCGCCATCGCGTTACTTTGCGTGTCATCCGCTTCCGTGTATGCGCAAAGCAGTGTCACGTTGTATGGAATCGTTGACGAAGGTATTACCTATACGACCAATCAGAAGGGTGCCTCGAATTGGCAGCTTCAGAGCGGCGGCGCGTCGATCTCGAGATGGGGCCTTCGGGGCGCGGAGGATCTCGGTGGCGGCATGAAAGCCGTTTTCGTGCTGGAGGACGGTTTTGATCCGTCCACCGGCAACATCGGCAATAACGGAGCGCTTTTTGGTCGTCAGGCGTACGTCGGCGTCACAAGCAAGTATGGCTCGCTGACGCTTGGGCGCCAGTACGAAGAGATGGCTGACTTGCTGTCGAAAATCAATGCCGGATTGAATTGGTCGGTCTACTTCGCTCACGCCGGCGACATCGATAACACCGCAGGGACCAACCGTATCAACAACGCCGTCAAATACGTCAGTCCGACAGTGGGAGGATTCTCGCTCGCCGGACTGTATAGCTTTGGAGGACAGGCGGGCCAATTCTCCACGAATAGCGTCAAATCGTTTGGCGTGACTTACGCCGGCGGACCGCTGTATGTTGCCGCCGCCTATACGTATATCAAGAATCCTTTTGCGGCCGTGTTCAACAGCGTCGCGCCGAACGCGGTCACGTTTGCTGCCTATGTGCCCAACGCGAAGAGCCAGACGCTCGCAGGCGTTGGCGGAACCTACAAAATCGGCAACGCGACGATCGGTCTTGAATATACCAACACGCGTTTCAAGAACGCGTTCTTGGGCAACGACGTGCGCTTTGACAACTATGAGGCGAACGTTGGCTACCTGATCCGGCCGGATATTTTGGCCGGCATCGTGTACGTCTATACACACGGCAAGGTCGATGCCACCAGCGCTGCGCCCATCTACCGCGCGCTCGGTCTCTTTGCGGACTACTACCTGTCCAAGCGAACCGATGTCTACTTCGCGGCTCAGTTGATGAAGGCCGGAGGTTCGGCGACGCAGGCACAAATGACCTATGTCACGAATCCCTCAAACGGGCAGTCCCAAGGTCTTTTGCGCGTCGGGCTTCGTCACCGCTTCTGA
- a CDS encoding enoyl-CoA hydratase/isomerase family protein, translating to MQTNITLTSRDDLAVITLGNEAQANSIDLEFCEGLLRALGDVEANERYRAVVLQATGRIFSAGGNLVQILDGLQRADGFLETLISALNAVILKLRRLPVPVIASVQGAAAGAGFSLAMACDLVVASHSARFVVGYGKLGTSTDGGLSFHLARRLGAARALQLLLVKDSLNAEEASSLGLVQDVADPASLEEATFAIARQVANLPPSAVSEMKSLVGKASEHGLEQHLEDEKQAFLRCASTEAFYQRVAAFVGRSDSTRHSPT from the coding sequence ATGCAGACCAACATCACTTTGACCTCGCGTGACGATCTCGCTGTCATCACCTTAGGAAACGAAGCGCAGGCAAACTCAATCGACCTGGAGTTCTGCGAAGGCCTGTTGAGGGCCCTCGGCGACGTCGAGGCGAACGAGAGGTATCGCGCGGTGGTTCTGCAAGCCACGGGCCGGATATTTTCGGCGGGTGGAAATCTCGTTCAGATCCTGGATGGGCTGCAAAGAGCCGATGGCTTTTTGGAAACACTGATCAGCGCGCTTAACGCTGTGATCCTGAAACTACGGCGCTTGCCGGTTCCTGTGATCGCGAGCGTACAAGGGGCCGCAGCAGGCGCAGGCTTCTCGTTGGCCATGGCGTGCGATCTGGTCGTCGCGTCACATTCGGCTCGCTTCGTTGTCGGTTACGGCAAGCTCGGTACTTCGACAGACGGAGGCCTCTCCTTTCATCTGGCACGCCGCCTGGGTGCAGCGCGCGCCCTGCAACTTCTGCTGGTGAAAGATTCGCTGAATGCAGAAGAAGCGAGTTCGCTGGGACTCGTACAAGACGTTGCTGATCCGGCGTCTCTGGAGGAGGCCACCTTCGCTATCGCGCGGCAGGTGGCGAACTTGCCGCCATCGGCGGTCAGCGAGATGAAATCGCTGGTCGGCAAGGCTTCGGAGCACGGCCTCGAGCAACATCTAGAGGACGAAAAGCAGGCATTCTTGAGATGTGCCTCGACGGAAGCGTTTTATCAGCGAGTCGCCGCGTTCGTTGGACGATCGGATTCGACAAGACACTCGCCAACCTGA
- a CDS encoding TetR/AcrR family transcriptional regulator, whose protein sequence is MVQRKVSNKNPDRKGRPTELQRAEQQRSQETRAAILNAALSEFAAKGFEAASIRSIADRVGLQHPLITYHYRSKDILWQAVAEFVFERIRHEWEAHLADTPPTATAAERVKVMYRALFRFTVDYPEFHRFMLQEFLSYSARLQWLADTVLKPLINGLLPQIRAAQEEGALPQGEPIIFHYLLISLTSTLSGFGPEMQATSNISSSDPAVVDAYWQTVEELVFRKRTRSSRSEKADSHSSHADRQPRVSGRAKSAS, encoded by the coding sequence ATGGTGCAACGTAAAGTTTCCAACAAGAATCCTGACAGGAAGGGCCGTCCGACAGAGCTACAGCGCGCGGAGCAGCAGCGTTCGCAGGAAACGCGGGCCGCAATCCTGAACGCGGCGCTTTCGGAATTCGCCGCTAAGGGCTTCGAGGCCGCAAGCATACGCAGCATCGCTGACCGGGTCGGGTTACAGCACCCGCTCATCACTTACCACTACCGTTCCAAAGATATTCTGTGGCAAGCGGTAGCCGAATTTGTTTTCGAGCGCATCCGTCACGAGTGGGAAGCGCATCTGGCGGATACGCCACCTACCGCCACCGCCGCGGAACGCGTAAAAGTGATGTACCGGGCGCTCTTCAGATTCACGGTCGACTATCCCGAGTTTCATCGCTTCATGCTTCAGGAATTCCTCAGTTACAGCGCTAGACTGCAGTGGCTCGCCGATACGGTGCTCAAGCCGCTGATCAATGGGCTGCTGCCGCAGATTCGTGCTGCACAAGAAGAAGGCGCGTTGCCTCAAGGCGAACCGATCATCTTTCACTATCTGTTGATCAGCCTGACGTCGACCCTTTCCGGTTTCGGCCCGGAGATGCAGGCAACCTCCAACATTTCCTCGTCAGATCCCGCTGTCGTGGATGCCTACTGGCAAACGGTCGAGGAACTCGTCTTCCGCAAACGGACGCGCTCCAGCCGGTCCGAAAAGGCCGACTCGCATTCGAGCCACGCGGACAGGCAGCCGCGCGTGTCGGGTCGCGCCAAGAGCGCCAGTTAG
- a CDS encoding helix-turn-helix domain-containing protein encodes MEAPDTDFPVQDLLRRLMADSRSSSEIARLSGVSQPTVSRLRLSSGHRMRRSASFNKLCSFYGVDARLAGKRVGGYNELLRNAIVDAWDGSDEHGRALLRVIEGLKGLSGRAEGPAAPTGEGRRRAG; translated from the coding sequence ATGGAAGCCCCGGACACCGATTTTCCCGTGCAGGACCTGTTGCGCCGACTCATGGCGGATAGTCGTTCGTCCAGCGAAATAGCGCGTCTTTCTGGAGTCAGTCAGCCTACGGTCTCACGCCTTCGCTTATCGAGCGGGCACCGGATGCGCAGAAGTGCGTCATTCAATAAGCTATGCAGTTTCTATGGTGTCGACGCGCGTCTTGCGGGGAAGCGAGTCGGCGGCTACAACGAGTTGCTGCGCAATGCGATCGTCGATGCGTGGGACGGTTCGGACGAGCACGGGCGCGCCTTGCTCAGGGTGATCGAAGGTTTGAAGGGGCTCAGCGGCCGGGCCGAGGGGCCGGCGGCGCCCACGGGGGAAGGGCGTCGGCGAGCGGGTTGA
- a CDS encoding efflux RND transporter permease subunit, which yields MPSFFIERPIFAWVVAILISLFGIIALRSMGIDSYPDIAPPQVTITSTFPGASAATMESTVTQVIEQQLTGIDNLLYFSSNSSSNGQSVITLTFATGTNPDIAQVQVQNKVQIAQPLLPSQVQQLGVVVAKSSPDILLFIALRSNRPGVDAARLSDILASQIQPVIGRITGVGNTTLLGSEYAVRIWIDPDKLQGYGLSTTHVLNAVNSQNAQFAAGSLGADPAVKGQVFTATVSGDALFSSLQQFRDIILLSNSNGTTVRLSDVARISFGAQTNGLAPVYDGKAAGGMAVYLLPGANALKVANAVKSAMADLAHDLPYGVTWDIPYDTTPFITASITDVVKTLVEAVILVFFVMLIFLQNIRATIIPTLVIPVALLGTFIGLAALNFTLNQLTLFGMVLAIGIVVDDAIVVIENVERIMSEEHTEPRAATRKAMAQITGAIVAITVVLSAVFVPSALQPGATGIIYAQFALTIAVSMLFSAFLAMSFTPSLCAAFLRPVHAHEKGVIFRWFDRGFDRMSHTYFGHVGRAVRHAPRWMMAFVLVVVLTGFLYTKLPTGFVPDEDQGFMLALVNLPPGSTLQSTNRVMSEVREKLLHSDIGKDIYGIFQPEGFSFVGTSENVGMSFIKLVDWSKRGRTAMQLIPQANQILHSIPDAQLFVVNLPTIRGLSQFGGVDMYLQARAGQSRAELGQAEATLLADAGKSNVLFGIRPNSLPNAPQLQIAVDRPQAQSMGLSLTDVYDTIKMELAPFFVNQFTYGGRVKKVFIQADAPYRMGLDAFQHLYTPAGITNAASGTTSTAGLVTNTSGYLTPVDPSVANTSISPYDMVPLSSVVKTSWYNGPTVLPRFNGYSAVEIVGNSAPGYSTGQAMQTLQGLVNQKLPRGFDADWTGQSYQELLAGSSATTLMALSILVVFLCLAALYESWSIPVAVLLVVPLGMLGMLAFCLWRDVPNDIYFKIGLVTVIGLAAKNAILIVEFAVEGQANGMTLYDAVTTAARLRLRPILMTSMAFILGVFPLVISTGAGSSSRHEIGTGVIGGMLFATFFGLLLIPVFYVTVRRLLGDKLEEASHKLKHHHGGTTEAFARPHDEGGDIGRYR from the coding sequence ATGCCGAGTTTCTTCATTGAACGGCCGATATTTGCCTGGGTGGTCGCCATTTTGATCTCGCTGTTCGGCATCATCGCCTTGCGCAGCATGGGGATCGATTCGTATCCCGACATCGCGCCGCCGCAGGTGACGATCACCTCGACCTTTCCGGGTGCGAGCGCTGCAACGATGGAATCGACGGTGACCCAGGTCATCGAGCAGCAGCTCACCGGCATCGACAACCTGCTGTACTTCAGCTCGAATTCGAGCTCGAACGGCCAGAGTGTCATTACGCTCACCTTTGCGACCGGCACCAACCCGGACATTGCGCAGGTGCAGGTGCAGAACAAGGTTCAGATCGCCCAGCCGTTGCTGCCCTCGCAGGTGCAGCAACTGGGCGTGGTGGTCGCGAAGTCGAGCCCCGACATTCTGTTGTTCATCGCGCTGCGCTCGAACCGGCCGGGCGTCGACGCGGCACGGCTTTCGGACATCCTCGCGTCCCAGATCCAGCCGGTGATCGGGCGTATCACCGGCGTCGGCAATACCACGCTGCTCGGTTCCGAATACGCCGTGCGCATCTGGATCGACCCTGACAAGCTGCAGGGTTACGGACTCTCGACAACCCATGTGCTCAACGCGGTGAATTCCCAGAATGCGCAGTTCGCCGCCGGTTCGCTCGGGGCGGATCCGGCGGTGAAGGGGCAGGTCTTCACGGCGACGGTTTCCGGCGACGCGCTGTTCTCTTCGCTGCAGCAGTTCCGCGACATCATCCTGCTGTCGAACAGCAACGGCACGACGGTCCGGCTCTCGGATGTCGCGCGCATCAGTTTCGGCGCGCAGACCAATGGCCTGGCGCCGGTCTACGACGGCAAGGCCGCCGGGGGTATGGCGGTTTATCTGCTGCCTGGCGCCAACGCGCTCAAGGTGGCCAATGCCGTCAAGTCCGCGATGGCGGACCTCGCGCATGACCTGCCGTATGGCGTGACGTGGGACATTCCGTATGACACCACGCCCTTCATCACGGCTTCCATCACCGATGTGGTCAAGACACTGGTCGAAGCCGTCATCCTGGTGTTCTTCGTGATGCTGATCTTCCTGCAGAACATCCGGGCCACGATCATCCCGACCCTCGTGATTCCGGTTGCGCTGCTCGGCACGTTCATCGGGCTTGCGGCGCTGAATTTCACGCTGAACCAGCTGACGCTCTTCGGTATGGTGCTCGCGATCGGGATCGTGGTGGACGACGCGATCGTGGTGATCGAGAACGTCGAGCGGATCATGAGCGAGGAGCATACGGAGCCGAGAGCGGCCACGCGCAAGGCCATGGCGCAGATCACGGGCGCCATCGTCGCGATCACGGTCGTGCTGTCCGCCGTGTTCGTGCCGTCCGCGCTGCAGCCGGGCGCAACCGGCATCATCTACGCGCAGTTCGCGCTGACCATCGCCGTCTCGATGTTGTTCTCCGCATTTCTCGCGATGTCGTTCACGCCGTCGCTCTGCGCGGCGTTCCTGAGGCCGGTTCACGCGCACGAGAAGGGTGTGATTTTCCGCTGGTTCGACCGCGGCTTCGACCGGATGTCGCACACCTATTTTGGACACGTCGGACGGGCAGTGCGCCATGCGCCCCGCTGGATGATGGCCTTCGTGCTCGTGGTCGTTCTGACCGGCTTCCTCTACACGAAACTGCCGACGGGCTTCGTGCCCGACGAAGACCAGGGCTTCATGCTGGCGCTCGTGAACCTGCCGCCGGGCTCGACGCTGCAGAGCACGAACCGCGTGATGTCCGAAGTGCGCGAGAAGCTGCTGCATAGCGATATCGGCAAGGATATCTACGGCATATTCCAGCCGGAAGGTTTCAGCTTCGTCGGCACGAGCGAGAACGTCGGTATGTCGTTCATCAAGCTGGTCGATTGGAGCAAGCGCGGGCGAACGGCGATGCAGCTGATTCCCCAGGCCAACCAGATTCTGCACAGCATTCCCGACGCGCAATTGTTCGTCGTCAATCTGCCGACGATCCGCGGGCTGAGCCAGTTCGGCGGCGTCGATATGTACCTGCAGGCGCGCGCCGGCCAGTCGCGCGCGGAGCTCGGCCAAGCCGAGGCGACGCTGCTCGCGGACGCCGGCAAGAGCAACGTGCTCTTCGGCATCCGGCCGAATTCGCTGCCGAACGCGCCGCAACTGCAGATCGCGGTGGATCGCCCGCAGGCGCAGTCGATGGGGCTGTCGCTGACGGACGTCTACGACACCATCAAAATGGAACTGGCGCCGTTCTTCGTGAACCAGTTCACCTACGGCGGCCGCGTGAAGAAGGTGTTCATCCAGGCGGATGCGCCTTACCGGATGGGTCTCGATGCGTTTCAGCACCTCTACACGCCGGCCGGCATCACCAACGCCGCGTCGGGGACGACGAGCACGGCCGGGCTGGTGACCAACACGAGCGGGTATCTGACGCCGGTTGACCCGTCGGTGGCCAATACGTCGATCAGCCCGTACGACATGGTGCCGCTTTCGAGCGTCGTCAAGACCAGCTGGTACAACGGCCCGACCGTGCTGCCGCGCTTCAACGGCTATTCCGCCGTCGAAATCGTCGGCAATTCGGCGCCCGGCTATTCGACGGGCCAGGCAATGCAGACGCTGCAGGGCCTCGTCAATCAAAAACTGCCGCGGGGATTCGACGCGGACTGGACCGGGCAGTCCTATCAGGAGCTGCTGGCGGGAAGCTCGGCGACGACGCTCATGGCGCTTTCGATCCTCGTGGTCTTTTTGTGCCTGGCCGCGCTCTATGAGAGCTGGTCCATTCCGGTTGCGGTGCTGCTCGTGGTCCCGCTCGGAATGCTCGGCATGCTGGCGTTCTGTCTGTGGCGCGATGTGCCCAACGATATCTACTTCAAGATCGGGCTCGTCACGGTCATCGGCCTGGCCGCGAAGAACGCGATTCTGATCGTCGAATTCGCGGTCGAAGGGCAGGCGAACGGGATGACGCTCTACGATGCGGTCACGACTGCGGCACGCCTGCGCTTGCGCCCGATCCTGATGACTTCGATGGCCTTTATTCTGGGTGTGTTCCCGCTCGTCATCTCCACAGGGGCCGGTTCTTCGTCGCGGCACGAGATCGGCACTGGCGTGATCGGCGGGATGCTCTTCGCGACGTTCTTCGGGCTGTTGCTGATTCCGGTGTTCTACGTGACGGTGCGACGGCTGCTCGGTGACAAGCTCGAAGAGGCCTCGCACAAGCTGAAGCATCACCACGGAGGGACAACGGAAGCGTTCGCGCGTCCGCACGACGAAGGTGGCGATATCGGTCGGTATCGGTGA
- a CDS encoding efflux RND transporter periplasmic adaptor subunit, with protein sequence MKSLPNSVSVLCLSLLALAACSKNKPAAPPAPKVAVTTAHVQTVPLTRQFVGRLSPYYSANVTARVSGVLVKRIYAEGSAVRQGQVLFEIDPAFYKAQLDNDIAQLAQDQAIYVNDHITAVRNRKLLPVGSVSQQTVDNSDAAERSAAAKVQADQALVESARINLGYTRVTAPISGIAGQQLVTAGALVGSGTSDTGASSTLLTTVQQVDPVYVNFTISAADLITLRQSQGNGVDLAQQSSMTVQVSLPNGTPYDHTGTLDFSDPAVNATTGTVNLRALVANPQHLLLPGMYVTLIAHLGQQSNVVLIPQQALLRDTEGPYVLAVGPDNKVARKDVETNASLGTDWIVTKGLAEGDRVVVTGVQSVHEGSEVSATPWQPAVQPLAAASGSQPASAAQ encoded by the coding sequence ATGAAGTCACTCCCCAATAGCGTGTCGGTGCTGTGTCTGAGCCTCCTCGCTCTCGCAGCCTGCTCGAAAAACAAGCCGGCTGCGCCGCCCGCGCCCAAGGTGGCCGTGACGACGGCTCACGTGCAAACCGTGCCGCTGACGCGGCAGTTCGTGGGACGTCTTTCGCCCTATTACAGCGCCAACGTGACCGCTCGCGTGTCCGGTGTGCTGGTGAAGCGCATCTATGCCGAGGGCAGCGCTGTCCGGCAAGGCCAGGTGCTGTTCGAGATCGATCCGGCGTTCTACAAGGCCCAGCTCGATAACGACATCGCACAGCTTGCGCAGGACCAGGCCATCTACGTCAACGACCACATCACCGCCGTGCGCAACCGCAAGCTGCTGCCGGTCGGCTCGGTGTCGCAACAGACGGTCGACAATTCCGATGCCGCCGAGCGCAGCGCGGCCGCCAAGGTGCAGGCGGATCAGGCGCTGGTCGAGAGCGCGCGCATCAACCTTGGCTACACGCGGGTGACCGCCCCGATCAGCGGCATTGCCGGGCAGCAGCTCGTGACGGCGGGCGCCCTGGTCGGCAGCGGTACGAGCGACACCGGAGCGAGCAGTACGCTCTTGACCACCGTCCAGCAGGTCGACCCGGTCTATGTCAACTTCACGATCAGCGCCGCCGACCTGATCACGTTGCGGCAATCCCAGGGCAACGGGGTCGATCTCGCACAGCAAAGCTCGATGACCGTCCAGGTGAGCCTGCCCAACGGCACGCCCTACGACCACACCGGCACGCTCGACTTCTCGGATCCCGCTGTGAACGCGACGACGGGCACCGTCAACCTGCGCGCACTCGTAGCCAATCCACAGCACCTGCTGCTGCCCGGCATGTATGTGACGCTGATTGCCCACTTAGGCCAGCAGAGCAACGTCGTCCTGATCCCGCAACAGGCTCTGCTGCGCGATACCGAGGGGCCGTATGTGCTGGCGGTCGGGCCGGACAACAAGGTGGCGCGCAAGGACGTCGAGACGAACGCCAGCCTCGGCACTGACTGGATCGTCACGAAGGGCCTCGCCGAGGGCGACCGCGTGGTCGTCACGGGCGTGCAGAGCGTGCATGAGGGGAGCGAGGTCTCCGCGACCCCATGGCAGCCGGCCGTTCAACCCTTGGCGGCGGCATCCGGCAGCCAGCCGGCCAGCGCGGCGCAATAG
- a CDS encoding efflux transporter outer membrane subunit: protein MKTDPQTVGFAARGVARPGWRRLCGGVALAIVVSLAGCLAGPDYRKPEVQIPQGFKEGVDWQRAEANPAASLSSTWWRMYQDATLDDLVERSLNANQSIVAAEAAYRVALATVEANTASLFPVVTGSLSGSRTGFGSGVTQLPSGSSSVAGSGGRVVNSASALVSASWELDLWGSIRRAIESAKESAQASDAQLAGERLSIEASVVIDYFALRQGDYDIKSLTRQQEIDSRIFDMTQASYREGAASSDQVLVAQDNLEAVVAELQTTKIAREQDEHALAVLAGVPPADFAIPPDPDHAFVTPDVPLGLPSELLERRYDVVSAERTAAAANARIGVAEAAFFPSVTLSAEGGFQHNTLAHLFSLPNRLWTLGPDLAETIFDAGARTAAVRQARATYDEDVATYRNTVLTAFSSVEDSLSSVNHLRVQEASFANIFRRNQQLFSSMQAQRDFGAASEQDLLTQELTLVEAEQSLRDTQSVLAQSSVTLVKNLGGGWQWDENKAASAAGHPLSSTAFSSMDSQARQLDAGSPPN from the coding sequence ATGAAGACAGATCCGCAGACCGTCGGCTTTGCAGCAAGAGGCGTCGCGCGGCCGGGATGGCGGCGCCTCTGCGGCGGCGTGGCGCTTGCGATCGTCGTGTCGCTCGCGGGCTGCCTGGCCGGTCCCGACTATCGCAAGCCCGAGGTGCAGATCCCTCAAGGCTTCAAAGAAGGCGTCGACTGGCAGCGCGCCGAGGCCAATCCGGCAGCGTCGCTATCCAGCACCTGGTGGCGCATGTATCAGGACGCAACGCTCGACGACCTCGTCGAGCGCTCGCTGAATGCCAATCAGTCGATCGTGGCGGCCGAGGCCGCCTATCGCGTCGCGCTCGCGACCGTGGAGGCCAACACCGCGAGTCTCTTTCCGGTGGTGACGGGCAGCCTTTCGGGCTCGCGCACCGGCTTCGGCAGTGGCGTGACCCAATTGCCCAGCGGTTCGTCGTCCGTGGCGGGGTCGGGCGGGCGCGTGGTCAACAGCGCGAGCGCGCTGGTGTCGGCGAGCTGGGAGCTCGACCTGTGGGGCTCGATTCGCCGCGCGATCGAATCCGCGAAGGAAAGTGCGCAGGCCAGCGACGCGCAGCTGGCCGGCGAGCGGCTCTCGATTGAAGCGAGCGTGGTCATCGATTACTTCGCGCTGCGGCAGGGCGACTACGACATCAAGTCGCTGACCCGGCAGCAAGAGATCGACAGCCGGATTTTCGACATGACCCAGGCTTCGTATCGCGAAGGCGCGGCGTCGAGCGATCAGGTGCTCGTGGCCCAGGACAATCTCGAAGCCGTGGTGGCCGAACTGCAGACCACCAAGATAGCCCGCGAGCAGGACGAGCATGCGTTGGCCGTGCTGGCCGGCGTGCCGCCGGCGGACTTTGCGATCCCGCCGGACCCGGATCACGCATTCGTGACTCCGGACGTGCCGCTCGGGCTGCCCTCGGAACTGCTCGAGCGGCGCTATGACGTGGTGAGCGCCGAGCGCACGGCCGCGGCCGCGAATGCCAGGATCGGCGTGGCCGAGGCGGCGTTCTTTCCAAGCGTGACGCTGTCGGCGGAGGGCGGCTTCCAGCACAACACGCTCGCGCATCTCTTCTCGCTGCCGAACCGGCTCTGGACGCTCGGCCCCGATCTTGCCGAGACGATTTTCGATGCCGGCGCGCGTACCGCCGCGGTGAGGCAAGCCCGCGCGACCTATGACGAGGATGTGGCGACCTATCGCAACACAGTGCTCACCGCCTTCAGCAGCGTGGAGGACAGCCTGTCGTCGGTCAATCATCTGCGCGTACAGGAAGCGTCGTTCGCCAACATCTTTCGCCGCAACCAGCAGCTCTTTTCGAGCATGCAGGCGCAGCGCGACTTTGGCGCGGCGAGCGAACAGGACCTGCTCACGCAGGAGCTTACGTTGGTCGAGGCGGAGCAGAGCCTGCGCGACACGCAGTCGGTGTTGGCGCAGAGCAGCGTCACGCTCGTCAAGAACCTCGGCGGCGGCTGGCAATGGGACGAGAACAAGGCTGCATCGGCAGCGGGCCACCCGCTGTCGTCGACGGCGTTTTCGTCGATGGATTCGCAGGCGCGCCAACTGGACGCTGGATCGCCTCCCAATTGA
- a CDS encoding TetR/AcrR family transcriptional regulator, whose protein sequence is MVLEVAKGKFLSAGYRETSLDAIARDAGVAKKTLYCHFGSKAGLFDAIVRTLTDVWVEELRKIVDNDNDPAAVLEAAALHLLDVGTRSDMIELYRLLLVESRRFPELVYAYRDRCGKFLGLEPLTDYLRRTVERGELTIENVDLAVEQFVNLVLGGVRARMLLGCAPRPNAASRRRIARQAVGIFVSGYAA, encoded by the coding sequence GTGGTGCTCGAGGTGGCGAAGGGAAAATTTCTTTCGGCCGGCTATCGGGAAACGAGCCTCGATGCGATTGCCCGCGACGCCGGGGTGGCGAAAAAGACGCTGTATTGTCACTTCGGCAGCAAGGCTGGCCTGTTCGACGCGATCGTGCGGACCCTGACCGATGTGTGGGTAGAGGAACTCCGGAAAATCGTCGACAACGATAACGATCCAGCTGCCGTGCTCGAAGCCGCGGCGCTGCATCTTCTCGATGTGGGTACGCGGAGTGACATGATCGAGCTGTACCGGCTGCTGCTGGTCGAATCGCGCCGATTTCCGGAGCTTGTCTACGCGTATCGCGACCGCTGTGGCAAGTTTTTGGGCCTCGAGCCGCTGACGGACTATCTGCGGCGCACCGTAGAGCGGGGCGAGCTCACGATCGAGAATGTCGATCTCGCCGTGGAGCAGTTCGTCAATCTGGTGCTCGGCGGCGTGCGTGCGCGGATGCTGCTCGGCTGTGCGCCCCGCCCGAATGCGGCGAGCCGGCGGCGCATCGCACGGCAGGCCGTCGGCATTTTCGTGTCGGGATACGCAGCGTAG
- a CDS encoding DUF1345 domain-containing protein, whose protein sequence is MAIGIIAYVIEPWHLRPIQRALFAWDVGMWLYLAMIWARMVSASPEEVQRVAEREDEGATAVLAIITAAAVASLVAIVVELSAAKGLGPRQASINYALTGATMVGAWLLIPTVFTLQYARYYHQAGEDGASLKFPEQSQPLDYWDFLYFSFTIAVASQTSDVSLCSRRARRTALGQSILSFFFNAAVLGLSVNIAAGLLGP, encoded by the coding sequence GTGGCCATCGGAATCATCGCGTACGTCATCGAGCCCTGGCATTTGCGGCCGATACAGCGGGCGCTGTTCGCATGGGACGTCGGCATGTGGCTCTATCTCGCCATGATCTGGGCACGGATGGTCAGTGCAAGCCCCGAAGAGGTACAGCGAGTGGCCGAGCGGGAAGACGAGGGGGCGACTGCGGTACTTGCGATCATCACTGCGGCGGCCGTTGCGAGCCTCGTGGCGATCGTGGTCGAATTGTCGGCTGCCAAGGGCTTGGGCCCGCGCCAAGCGAGCATCAACTACGCGTTGACAGGCGCAACGATGGTCGGCGCATGGCTGCTGATTCCCACTGTCTTCACCTTGCAGTACGCGCGGTACTACCATCAGGCCGGCGAGGATGGCGCATCGTTGAAGTTTCCCGAGCAGAGCCAGCCGCTCGACTACTGGGACTTTCTCTACTTTTCTTTCACGATTGCGGTGGCGTCCCAAACCTCCGATGTTTCGCTGTGTTCGCGCCGCGCGAGACGTACGGCATTGGGGCAGTCGATTTTGTCGTTTTTCTTCAACGCCGCGGTGCTGGGACTGTCGGTGAACATTGCGGCCGGGTTGCTGGGGCCCTGA